From Sediminibacterium sp. TEGAF015, a single genomic window includes:
- the coaD gene encoding pantetheine-phosphate adenylyltransferase has product MQRICLFPGTFDPVTLGHTDIIKRALPLFDKIVVGIGINSIKNPMFSAEQRMQWFREIFIDEPRVESVAYDGLTVQFCKQIGARFILRGIRYVSDFEYEKTIADANRTLDNQIETIFLTGEPKYTSVASTIVRDIIKNGGDASPFLPQAVINTLKSNA; this is encoded by the coding sequence ATGCAAAGAATCTGTTTATTTCCGGGAACTTTTGATCCTGTAACACTGGGTCATACCGATATTATCAAAAGGGCACTTCCTTTATTTGATAAAATTGTAGTGGGGATAGGTATCAATTCTATTAAAAATCCTATGTTTAGCGCAGAGCAGCGGATGCAATGGTTCCGTGAAATATTCATTGATGAGCCAAGAGTAGAGAGTGTGGCTTACGATGGACTGACCGTTCAGTTCTGTAAACAAATTGGTGCTAGGTTTATTTTGAGGGGGATCCGTTACGTAAGTGACTTTGAATACGAGAAAACCATTGCAGATGCCAACCGCACACTCGATAATCAGATAGAAACCATTTTCCTTACTGGAGAACCCAAGTACACTTCTGTAGCTTCTACCATTGTAAGAGATATCATTAAAAATGGGGGAGATGCTTCTCCATTCTTGCCGCAGGCGGTAATCAATACCCTAAAAAGTAACGCATGA
- a CDS encoding hotdog fold thioesterase, translating to MIWFNKHLSIDQFDGMGKETLGEHLGMKFTEIGPDFLKATMPVDHRTKQPYGLLHGGASVALAETLGSVGAALVVNHNEFICVGQEINANHLRSVRSGFVIGTARPIHIGSSSQVWEIKIHDERDHLVCISRLTVAVLKRKDR from the coding sequence ATGATTTGGTTTAATAAGCATTTGTCTATTGATCAGTTTGATGGAATGGGTAAAGAAACATTGGGAGAGCACCTAGGTATGAAGTTTACTGAAATTGGTCCTGATTTTTTAAAAGCCACTATGCCAGTTGATCATAGAACAAAGCAACCATACGGGTTACTGCATGGAGGCGCTTCTGTTGCATTGGCTGAAACACTAGGAAGTGTTGGCGCAGCCCTGGTAGTAAACCACAATGAATTCATTTGTGTTGGTCAGGAAATTAATGCGAATCATTTGCGTAGTGTTCGCAGCGGTTTTGTTATAGGAACTGCTAGGCCCATACATATAGGCAGTAGCTCACAGGTCTGGGAAATTAAAATTCACGATGAAAGAGATCACCTGGTTTGTATCAGTCGTTTAACTGTGGCAGTTTTGAAAAGAAAAGACCGATAA
- a CDS encoding LEA/WHy family protein, translating into MKLLPLYLMLTLVFVSCAAPKELEYRTVKNIELKQLGFNQSKLNFELVYFNPNKFGLDLKKVDSDVYLDNTYLGKFQLDTLMRIPKNSEFILPSSININMQNLYKNAAQLLFKKELTIKAKGNIKIGKGGIFRTFPFTYEGRQEFNLFK; encoded by the coding sequence TTGAAATTGCTCCCACTCTACCTGATGCTGACCCTCGTTTTTGTTAGCTGTGCCGCGCCCAAAGAACTGGAATACCGAACGGTCAAAAATATTGAACTTAAGCAACTGGGTTTTAACCAGTCCAAATTGAATTTTGAACTGGTGTACTTTAACCCCAATAAATTTGGATTAGATTTAAAAAAAGTAGACAGTGATGTGTATTTAGACAATACTTATCTTGGCAAATTTCAATTAGACACTTTAATGCGGATTCCCAAAAACAGTGAATTCATTCTCCCTTCTTCCATCAATATCAATATGCAGAACTTATACAAAAATGCAGCTCAGCTATTGTTCAAAAAGGAATTAACCATCAAGGCAAAGGGAAATATAAAAATAGGTAAAGGGGGTATTTTCAGAACATTTCCCTTTACCTATGAAGGAAGACAGGAATTTAACCTGTTCAAATAA
- the pyrE gene encoding orotate phosphoribosyltransferase: MTNEKAVAEKLLQVQAIKLSPAEPFTWASGWKSPIYCDNRKVLSFPYVRDFVKSELCSVIFEQFPEATVLAGVATAGIPWGAMAADQLKLPFVYVRPKPKEHGLGNQIEGALEKGQQVLVIEDLISTGKSSLQVVEVLRAAGAEIVGMVSIFNYGFNTAKDACEAAGVKTSSLTNYPTLIELAIEKGLVTADTKETLMQWSQDPANWGK, translated from the coding sequence ATGACAAACGAAAAAGCAGTAGCAGAAAAATTACTACAGGTACAGGCCATCAAATTGAGTCCTGCAGAGCCCTTTACCTGGGCAAGTGGCTGGAAAAGTCCCATTTATTGCGATAACAGAAAGGTATTGTCTTTTCCTTATGTACGCGATTTTGTAAAGAGTGAATTGTGCAGTGTTATTTTTGAGCAGTTTCCTGAAGCAACAGTACTGGCAGGTGTTGCCACTGCAGGTATTCCCTGGGGAGCGATGGCAGCTGATCAGTTAAAACTACCGTTTGTTTACGTTAGACCCAAACCTAAAGAACACGGACTGGGTAATCAGATTGAAGGCGCTTTAGAGAAAGGGCAGCAGGTTCTGGTAATTGAGGATCTTATTTCTACTGGAAAAAGCAGTTTGCAAGTGGTGGAAGTATTGAGAGCAGCTGGTGCAGAGATTGTTGGAATGGTTTCTATTTTTAATTACGGGTTCAACACAGCCAAAGATGCTTGTGAAGCAGCAGGGGTTAAAACGTCGAGCTTAACCAATTATCCTACATTAATTGAATTGGCGATTGAGAAGGGATTGGTAACAGCTGATACCAAAGAAACCCTGATGCAATGGAGCCAGGATCCAGCAAACTGGGGAAAATAG
- a CDS encoding aspartate carbamoyltransferase catalytic subunit, which produces MKLSTKHLLGIKDLQKEDIQLILSTAAQFKEVLQRPVKKVPSLRDVTIVNLFYENSTRTRMSFELAERRLSADVLNFAASSSSAAKGETLLDTVNNILSMKVDLVVMRHSASGAPHFLAKHIPAAIVNAGDGINEHPTQALLDAFSMQERTGRIEGLKVAIIGDIMHSRVALSNMYLLKKMGAEITVVGPPTLIPKYLHEALGVNVTYNLQEALQWCDVANVLRIQLERQNQPLFSSLREYNLAYGIKQSVLNKLDKEIVIMHPGPINRGVELDSDVADGPHSIILNQVENGVAVRMAVLYLLAGRTNEN; this is translated from the coding sequence ATGAAACTATCTACCAAACACTTACTTGGTATCAAGGACCTCCAGAAAGAGGATATTCAGCTGATTTTATCAACAGCAGCACAATTCAAAGAAGTTTTACAAAGGCCTGTCAAGAAAGTACCTTCTTTACGCGATGTTACCATTGTGAATTTGTTTTATGAGAATTCTACTCGTACGAGAATGTCTTTTGAATTAGCAGAACGAAGATTGTCTGCTGATGTATTAAATTTTGCGGCTAGTAGTTCTTCTGCTGCCAAGGGAGAAACTTTGCTAGATACCGTGAATAATATCCTGAGCATGAAAGTGGATTTGGTAGTGATGCGACACAGTGCTTCCGGCGCTCCCCACTTTTTGGCCAAGCATATTCCGGCTGCTATTGTAAACGCAGGCGACGGAATTAATGAACATCCCACTCAGGCTTTGCTGGATGCATTTTCCATGCAGGAAAGAACCGGAAGAATTGAGGGATTGAAAGTGGCTATTATTGGAGACATCATGCACAGCAGGGTGGCACTCAGCAATATGTATCTCCTGAAAAAAATGGGAGCAGAAATTACCGTTGTAGGACCGCCCACTTTAATACCCAAATACCTTCACGAAGCATTGGGGGTTAATGTTACCTATAATTTACAGGAAGCATTGCAATGGTGCGATGTTGCCAATGTACTTAGAATACAACTGGAAAGACAGAACCAGCCTCTGTTCTCTTCATTAAGGGAATACAATCTGGCTTATGGTATTAAACAATCTGTATTGAATAAGTTGGATAAGGAAATCGTAATCATGCACCCCGGACCCATTAACAGAGGAGTGGAGCTGGACAGTGACGTAGCAGATGGGCCTCATTCCATCATTTTAAATCAGGTTGAAAACGGTGTTGCGGTGAGGATGGCCGTGTTATACCTATTGGCTGGAAGAACTAACGAAAATTAA
- a CDS encoding NUDIX hydrolase, translated as MHSNQINERKVIRAGGGLLLNENTELLMIFRRGSWDLPKGKLDEGETMEACALREVEEETGVGQLILGDLLGITRHQYFDMYIQEEVIKETYWYAMKVSGRPALIPQTEEDITDIRWVPLQDIPALLENSFDTIREIIGLFFSKLPQLND; from the coding sequence ATGCACAGTAATCAGATAAATGAAAGGAAAGTAATACGCGCAGGGGGTGGATTGTTACTGAACGAAAACACGGAATTGCTGATGATTTTTCGCAGGGGTTCCTGGGACCTGCCGAAGGGAAAACTGGATGAGGGGGAAACCATGGAAGCCTGTGCCCTTAGAGAAGTGGAGGAAGAAACCGGTGTTGGCCAACTAATTTTAGGTGACTTGCTGGGCATTACCCGGCATCAATACTTTGATATGTATATACAAGAGGAAGTTATCAAGGAAACATACTGGTATGCAATGAAAGTATCTGGTAGACCTGCATTGATTCCTCAAACCGAAGAAGATATTACCGATATCAGATGGGTTCCCTTACAAGACATTCCTGCACTACTAGAAAATAGTTTTGATACGATCCGGGAAATTATCGGTCTTTTCTTTTCAAAACTGCCACAGTTAAACGACTGA